The window agTGATGTGATGGGGAAACCCATCTTGGGTGGGAGCTGTGGTCACAGCTGTCTCTGCAGACACTGATAACCAAcgtctgctctgctgggagggaCATCACCCTGAGAGCAGTGTGCCTGGCCTGCACCTTGAGAGAGAACCCAAACAGCGGCCACCCACACAAACcaccctgcccctgctctgcgTGCCTGCCCCAGGGGATGAGCTGTGTCTGCAGACCAAGGAAGGCAGAGTCCTCTatggctggaagctgctgcttgggATTGCAGCAGAGAGGCTTCCTCAGCCCCTCTTTGACAAACTCCCTTCCAGCTTTCAGCGGCCAGGTGGTTGTCTCGGCCTGCTGGCCGTGccatgctgtgctgggcagtgagcaggggctgcCAGTGAAGCTGgcgtgggtgcccctgctctggctgccacTGCTTGTAGCTGGTGATGCTGTGTGAGCGGATGAGGTGCTGAGCAAGGCCCCGGGAGGGCGGTTGGTTTGTAGTAGCGCTGAGGAGCCCAAAGCAGGGGGTCACAGGGTCTGGCATCTCCCCTGCCCCCACAGGAAGCCTAAAACAGGGATCCTGATGCTGAACATGGGGGGCCCCGAGCGGCTGGACGATGTGCACGACTTCCTGCTGCGCCTCTTCCTCGACAGGGACCTGATGACGCTGCCAGCCCAGAAGTGAggccctgtgccaggctggggctggctgagctgcagcctggggcaCTCAGCTCCTCTTTGGGGAGGAGCTGCTTTACCCTGGGCCTGGTAGGGATGGTGTTACcatgggctgggagcagagatgccagcagctctctgcagccagtggtgcagctgggggagcagggcgGTGACGGAGCCATGCAGAGCTGGCTTGGCGTCACCTGAGGAGGTGCATCAggcctgcagggaaggagctgggcagggggtggggtgtgtgtgccGTGCTGCTGACTGTGTGCCCCTGCCCGCTGCAGCAAGCTGGCACCGCTGATCGCCAGGCGCCGCACCCCCAAGATCCAGGAGCAGTACAGCAGGATCGGCGGCGGCTCACCCATCAGGAAGtggacagcactgcagggggaggGCATGGTCAAGCTTCTGGACAGCATGTCTCCTCACACAGGTACCCTGCTctgggccctgctgctgctctcccctcctgccctcataggggtgctggggagcagctcagggtgatggggaagcagctcagggtgctggagagcagctcagggtgatggggaagcagctcagggtgctggggaagcagctcagggtgctggagagcagctcagggTGATGGGGAAGCAGCTCAGGGTGATGGGGAAGCAGCTCagggtgctggagagcagctcagggTGATGGGGAAGCAGCTCAGGGTGATGGGGAAGCAGCTCagggtgctggagagcagctcagggTGATGGGGAAGCAGCTCAGGGTGATGGGGAAGCAGCtcagggtgctggggagcagctcagggtgctggagagcagctcggggtgctggagagcagctcggGGTGCTGGGGCATGGCTCAGGGTGATCCCAGGCCTGCCAGGGGTACTGCAGAAGCTCCCCTTGGTTAGAAGCTGGCACCTGCCAAGGCAGGCATAAAGACAGGGCACTGCACGGCGTCAGGAGTCTGACTGctttccagagctgcagctgccttggtTCCTCTGCAGTTCCCAGTCCAGCTCCTGCTTGGATGTGCCCAGAGCTTCTGCAACTGTCTGCTCTGTAAATGGATGGAAGAACAgatgccaggcagggctggtgggggggggggcacaAGACAAGGGGTcccagctgagcagggcagggcctGGCTGGGTGATAGCAGCAGGCCCCACCTGGGGACAACAGCAGGAGATAAAGCCTGAGGGCCTGCTGGCCCTGCCAGCTCTTGCTTGCAGataagaaagctgcagaggtaaAGGCAGCCTCCCTCCCCTCGCTCTGGGTCACAGAAGCTCTCTGACCCTGCCCCTCACAGCCACTTGTGCtaagctccctgggcagggtgCAGCCACCTCCCAGTGTCCttgtgccaggggctgcagctggcactgctgccgtGGATGGCAGTGGGCTGGCAGTGGACACTCGGCACAGgtggcagccagctcctggctctcctctggaaccTCAGCCAAGTTCTCCACCGACCTTTTTTCACCCAGGTTAGGGCATCCGTGGTGCAGCTCTCAGACTGCTTGAGTTTGCCTTCAGCCTGTGGTGTTGctgggccagcagctggagagctctgctgcttgctgagcCTGCTGGGCCCTTTGCTTGGGGTACCTTCAGTGCTGCACCTTCTTGCTGTGTGACTtcaggaagagtggtcagggattggaatgtgctgcccagggaggtggtggagttgccaacCCTGGCGGTGttcaaaggtggtttggatgtggtgcttggggctatggtttaggggtgacccttgtagagtagggttctgggctggacttggtgaccctgagggtctgttccagcccgaatggttctgtgaatctgtgattcaaACCCAGGCATGTGAGGGGTGGCACTAGAAACCAAACTTCCCCACTCAGCTGGCACCTCAGGGGTGGTGCCCAACCCCTGTGGCCTCCCTCTGCTGGgacaggcagcagaggagagggagccagcagtgctggggcagaaggcaggaggaagagcagggtgctggctgggctgcCTGAGGTGCCCTTTGCTCTGAGCAGGTCTCTGTTCCTAAAGCAGCAGCCCTCCTCTGAGCCCTCCTGCTGAGCTTGCTCAGTGTCAGCTGAAGCTGCCCCCTctcaccctgcagctgccccctctcaccctgcagctgccccctctcaccctgcagctgccccctctcaccctgcctctgccaaaggagctctgcaggattctcacagcagagctgagcagtaAGGGGAGCCAAGGAGGAGAGGTCCtcatcctgcccagctcagcagctttgcagagcctggtgctgcaggctgcctgcagccaggtgctgttctccagccctgctccctgccagcgtgggcacagccagccctggcactgctgtgcttACAGCAGCCCTGGAAGGGTTAGGCTGCTCCCAGGCCTGCAGATAAAGCCTGCAAGGTTTACCTTCTGCTCTcaacctgctgcctgcttttgttTGGAGCCCTTTCTGTCAAgtcacagcctgctctgtgcagctcctgcccctgaTAAATCCTTTGGAGTCCTCCTCCTTTGCCTGAGGTGGCTCCAGGCTGGAAGGTGCTGACCCCTGAAGATCCACCCACGGCCTTGGCCTGTCAGGCAGCCTTGCAGGACCCcaagggctgtgctgctttcagaaCAGCTCCAAACAGCTGGATGTGCTTCCAGAGGGAGCCATGGGTGCTGGAATATCCCTCCCCACAGACAGCACTTCAGGAGGGCTGagccctggcagagagggaacCTTCTGCCTGCTGGGTGTGCCCTGGTCTGGGCTGTCTGAACTGccagctgctgaagggcagAGCTGTTGCTGGCATCAAGCAGCACTGTGAAGCTGCTCCTGCGCAGGTGACACCGAGGAccttgtgctgctctggcaggggctgagaggcagcagcagggcttgcaGGGAGCTTTGCTGGCCAGGCAGTGGTGTGCAGAGGGCCAGGAGTGcctcctgctgagccactggggctgggcaggctgagagtaGCTCCCAGCCAGGGGACGGcaaaaaaaacacttcagtgGTGGGGCTTGGTGCTGCCATCACTCGGGCTCAGAGGGCACAGCTGGGGCCTTGCTGTCAGAGCCCTTCTTGGCAGAAGGAgagctgccaggctgagggggGGCGCGTTGGCAGCTCTTGGTGGGAGAGCTGTCCCTCTACTGCCAACAGCTGTGACTGTGACAGACAAAGGAGCTTGTCCAGACACACAgacccctctcctctgctgcctgagAGCCAGGACCAGACCTGCCACGGAGAGTCTGGCAtggagctgccagcttggccatgGGTTGTGCCAGCTCGGCTGTGGGTTGTGCCAGCTTGGCCGTGGGATGTGCCAGCTTGGCTGTGGGTTGTGCCAGCTCAGCTGTGGGATGTGCCAGCTTGGCTGTGGGTTGTGCTGGCTTGGCCGTGGATTGTGCCATCTCGGCTGTGGGTTGTGCCAGCTTGGCTGTGGGTTGTGCCAGCTTGGCCATGGGTTGTGCCGGCTCGGCTGTGGGTTGTGCCGGCTCGGCTGTGGGTTGTGCCAGCTTGGCTGTGGGTTGTGCCAGCTTGGCCGTGGGTTGTGCCAGCTTGGCTGTGGGTTGTGCCAGCAGGGCTTTCCCAGGCGGGTCTCCCCTAGCTGTGGTTGGTCAGGCTTGGGCTGGCTGCTAGCTGGCAATGCTGAtgaggctgctggctgccagggctgctggatTTGGATCATTCTttgcctctgctcccagctgggaGCTCTCGTGcctcctgcagagagctggggctgaccAGACCTGTTTCTGAGTCCTGCATCAATGGGTGGAGTGCAGGCCAAGCTCAGGACATCTGCTTCCTCCCGAAGCCTGTCCCGTGGTGCTTCAGAGCCAGTGACCTGGAAAGGCTGTGAGGAGCTTGGCTTTTGTTCTGCTGAGAacctctgtgccctgcctgcgagagcagcccaggcagcctccTTCTGCCTCCCACTGCCACCCATGGCAGCTGGGATGGGAGATGGAAAACCCTCAGTTGGCACCCCTGGGGGGGAGGTTGCCTCCAGAGGGGCATCAAAGACATCCCCAGAGTGCTCAGCACcaaagagcagccccagcctgggggaCTGATGAGCAAAGGGAGCAGGGTCACCAGAGGTCACCTGCAGCCTGCCCGCAGCAGTTGCACTccgctgctgtgctgtgtgtgtcaCTGGGGTGTCCCTGGGGGCTGtggcctggctctgctgtgcccctgtGACCCCCCTCgctgtgccctgctcccctgcagccccccacaAGTACTACATCGGGTTCCGCTACGTGCACCCGCTGACGGAGGAGGCGGTGCAGGAGATGGAACAGGATGGCATTGAGAGGGCCGTGGCCTTCACCCAGTACCCCCAGTACAGCTGCTCCACCACGGGTGAGCTCcctgaagcagcacagcagcagccagcagcagccagcagagcctgcctggcctgcccagccctcccctgccctgccctgcccatcACAGCCCTGTACCACCCTGCCCTGCCaagcccagccctgtcctgcccagcccagccctgtcctgtcctgccctgccctgcccagcacagccctgtaccaccctgccctgccctgcccctgctgagccctgcccagcccagccctgtaccaccctgcccagccctgccccgcCAAGCCCCACCCCACtaagccctgcccagccctgcccccgCCCAACACCCCACCGctgagccctgccctgcctccgcAGGCAGCAGCCTGAACGCCATTTACCGCTACTACAGCCAGAGGGGGCAGAAGCCCAGGATGAAGTGGAGCATCATCGACCGCTGGCCCACGCACCCCCTGCTCATCCAGGTGCGGCCCTGCAGCCCCCCGCCAGCACCACGCCTCCTCTGGCATCGCCTCTCAGCCTGGCTGATGTAGGAgggctggtggaaggcaggcagagctgcccaggctgtgccacGTCCTCCTGGGCCACTGCCCTGGGGTACGATGCCCTCGCTGGGGCATGATGCTCTCCTTGGGGCGCCATGCCCTCCCCGCTGCACCATGCCCTCCCCAGGGCACCATGCCCTCCCCGGGGCATCATGCCCTCCCCAGGGCACCATGCCCTCCCCGGGGCATGATGCTCTCTCCGTGCCTGCAGTGTGTGCCTCAGCGTCTCTGATCTGgggctcttctctctctctgctcagtgcttcaGCGACCACATCCAGAAGGAGCTGAACCTCTTCCCTCCCGACAAGAGGAAAGATGTCGTCATCCTCTTCTCTGCTCACTCACTGCCCATGTCTGTGAGTGCCCTCAGCTGGCTTCTGCCGCTGCCAgctccccctgcctgccccccccgcctgctccccctgccagctccccctgcctgcccccgTGCCAGCCCCGGCTGTGTTCCAGGTGGTGAACCGCGGCGATCCCTACCCACAGGAGGTGGGAGCCACTGTGCAGAGGGTGATGGAGAAGCTCAACTACTCCAACCCCTACAGGCTTGTGTGGCAGTCCAAGGtatgtgcccagggaggctctgaAGTCGCCATCCCCCCCCCACCTGGGgccctgcctctcctgcctctgccaagAGCTGGCTCCCTCTCAGCCCCGAGCTGGGCACTGCTCTCCTGCCCAGGAGCACCTGACAGTGATTTCCTGGTGGCgttggctttgctttgctcctCCTGTGCCTGCAGGTTGGCCCCATGCCCTGGCTGGGCCCCCAGACGGATGAGACCATCAAGGGGCTGTGCCAGAGAGGACAGAGGAACATGTTGCTGGTGCCCATAGCCTTCACAAGCGACCACATCGAGACCCTCTACGAGCTGGACATTGAGTATGCCCAGGTGCTAGCCAGCGAGGTAACTGCTGCCTGccccacctcccctttccccctgcaGGCGTGCTTGGCAGGGGCTGTGTTGGCATGTTGGCAGCATGCTGTGGGGCACATGCACTTCTCCTGTAAGCTGAAAGGGAACCCGAGCTGCCTGAACTCAGAGGAGCTCTTAGCAGCACAGACTGGGCAGGGATATGTCTTTCTGGAGTTAACTCTGGaagccagctctgtgcctcctgaAAAGAAGCCTTGAGCAGGGGTTGGCAGGGCTGTTGGTGCTGCTGTGTTGAAGAGGGTGGCACTGCAGGAGTCCTGTCCTCTGGGGCAGACCtcatctcttctctccctctttttgcTGCAGTGTGGAGTTGAAAACATCAGAAGAGCAGAGTCCCTGAATGGAAACCCTCTGTTCTCCAAGGTAGGtgctctgcagctttgcagcTCTCTTTGCTCCTACACCAGGGCTGTCTGCTCCTGCTTcggaaggagctggagagtgCAAGTGGAGCCCCTGTGCTTGCTCTCTGTGCCTCACAGGGGCTGCTTTCCCCAGGCCCTGTGCAGTATCTCTTTTACTGCTTTTGAAGACAGGTCAGAAACCCAACTCCGAGTGTAGGGCTCCTGCGGTGAGAGATGGTGCCAGTGCAGTTTGAAAAGCAGGGGCTCCCCTGTAGCAGAGGGGTGCCTGGCCCGGGGAGCCATCCTTGTACCCCCTGCAGGAGGCTGTTCTGCTCCCCTCTGACGTGTGCCTGCCTCTCTTGCAGGCCCTGGCAGACCTGGTGTGTTCCCACCTGCAGTCCAACGAGGTCTGCTCCAGGCAGCTGACCCTCTGCTGCCCGCTCTGCGTCAACCCAGTCTGCAGAGAGACCAAAGCCTTcttcactgagcagcagcagtgaggggtGCTCAGGGGGCACCCCGGGGGGACAGCCCAGCAGAGAGACCACCTGGCCATGCTCTCCCCTGTgccacagctgcaggctgctgctctcctgatgttcacctcctgcagcagctgggagagttgggctcttgggtttgtttttgccTGCGTTGTATTTGAGgagggctgctggcaggcagggagtgaGGAGGTTTATCCTGGGAggtgctctcctcctggctaggctgggcaggagcccaAACCCCCACTTTGCTCCGAGGGGGCCGTTTGCTATGCAGGGgatggctgtgtgcagctctgtccTGAGTCGCTCTCCTTCACTTTCGGGTCAAGCATTGcaaggtttggtttgtttccacTTAGAGCACACCCAGCAGAGTGCCCCACTGGCCCTCCTCATTTCTCAGTGTCCTCTAATGCTTTGCAAATaatgtgggtttttgtttgttttttttttttacaatctAAAGATAAGgcttagtttggtttggtttggtttggttggtttgctttg is drawn from Indicator indicator isolate 239-I01 unplaced genomic scaffold, UM_Iind_1.1 iindUn_scaffold_210, whole genome shotgun sequence and contains these coding sequences:
- the FECH gene encoding ferrochelatase, mitochondrial isoform X3, yielding MLNMGGPERLDDVHDFLLRLFLDRDLMTLPAQNKLAPLIARRRTPKIQEQYSRIGGGSPIRKWTALQGEGMVKLLDSMSPHTAPHKYYIGFRYVHPLTEEAVQEMEQDGIERAVAFTQYPQYSCSTTGSSLNAIYRYYSQRGQKPRMKWSIIDRWPTHPLLIQVVNRGDPYPQEVGATVQRVMEKLNYSNPYRLVWQSKVGPMPWLGPQTDETIKGLCQRGQRNMLLVPIAFTSDHIETLYELDIEYAQVLASECGVENIRRAESLNGNPLFSKALADLVCSHLQSNEVCSRQLTLCCPLCVNPVCRETKAFFTEQQQ
- the FECH gene encoding ferrochelatase, mitochondrial isoform X2 gives rise to the protein MLNMGGPERLDDVHDFLLRLFLDRDLMTLPAQNKLAPLIARRRTPKIQEQYSRIGGGSPIRKWTALQGEGMVKLLDSMSPHTAPHKYYIGFRYVHPLTEEAVQEMEQDGIERAVAFTQYPQYSCSTTGSSLNAIYRYYSQRGQKPRMKWSIIDRWPTHPLLIQCFSDHIQKELNLFPPDKRKDVVILFSAHSLPMSVVNRGDPYPQEVGATVQRVMEKLNYSNPYRLVWQSKVGPMPWLGPQTDETIKGLCQRGQRNMLLVPIAFTSDHIETLYELDIEYAQVLASEALADLVCSHLQSNEVCSRQLTLCCPLCVNPVCRETKAFFTEQQQ
- the FECH gene encoding ferrochelatase, mitochondrial isoform X1, translated to MLNMGGPERLDDVHDFLLRLFLDRDLMTLPAQNKLAPLIARRRTPKIQEQYSRIGGGSPIRKWTALQGEGMVKLLDSMSPHTAPHKYYIGFRYVHPLTEEAVQEMEQDGIERAVAFTQYPQYSCSTTGSSLNAIYRYYSQRGQKPRMKWSIIDRWPTHPLLIQCFSDHIQKELNLFPPDKRKDVVILFSAHSLPMSVVNRGDPYPQEVGATVQRVMEKLNYSNPYRLVWQSKVGPMPWLGPQTDETIKGLCQRGQRNMLLVPIAFTSDHIETLYELDIEYAQVLASECGVENIRRAESLNGNPLFSKALADLVCSHLQSNEVCSRQLTLCCPLCVNPVCRETKAFFTEQQQ